In Deltaproteobacteria bacterium, a single genomic region encodes these proteins:
- a CDS encoding response regulator, which yields MNILIAEDNMLLQKSFGMLMKYWGFDFDVAGNGQEAVERAVANEGKYDLCLMDIDMPIMDGCEAAQTIRREVEYFPIMALSGNAYIEKICADAGMDDYIAKPCEPERLLGKINELTIKLLKLDYKKGYFDFKKEMPMNQAELKELRELKNKGLTKLKLVGTDYTFVVHKNIQNKISHDLIAEGKELTEFIDRSENEPGKCHLYKVNLHVTKDLFIPEELEEALKQEDQIALRFDKPSDIKKKK from the coding sequence ATGAATATCCTAATCGCTGAAGACAACATGCTTCTTCAAAAGTCATTTGGCATGTTAATGAAATACTGGGGTTTTGATTTTGATGTGGCTGGTAATGGGCAGGAGGCCGTTGAGCGGGCCGTGGCGAATGAAGGTAAATATGACCTTTGCCTTATGGACATCGATATGCCTATAATGGATGGCTGTGAAGCGGCGCAGACCATTCGCAGGGAGGTTGAGTATTTTCCCATTATGGCCTTATCCGGTAATGCCTATATTGAAAAGATATGCGCCGACGCCGGGATGGATGATTACATAGCAAAACCCTGTGAACCGGAAAGGCTTTTAGGTAAGATAAATGAACTGACCATTAAGTTATTGAAATTGGATTACAAGAAGGGTTACTTTGATTTTAAAAAGGAGATGCCGATGAATCAAGCGGAGTTGAAGGAATTACGGGAACTTAAAAACAAAGGATTAACGAAATTAAAGTTAGTAGGAACTGATTATACCTTTGTTGTTCATAAAAATATCCAAAATAAAATTTCACATGACCTGATTGCTGAAGGCAAGGAACTAACGGAATTTATTGACCGTTCCGAAAATGAGCCGGGCAAGTGCCATCTCTACAAAGTAAACCTGCATGTTACAAAAGATTTATTTATCCCTGAAGAACTGGAAGAAGCCCTTAAACAGGAAGATCAAATTGCCCTTAGATTTGATAAGCCCTCCGATATTAAGAAAAAGAAATAA